From the genome of Corallococcus macrosporus DSM 14697:
GGCGTCTCCTCGACGGCCTTCTTCAGGCGCCGGGAGCCAGTCTCACTCGCGAGCAACCGCTCCACGAAGCGGGTGTCGTAATTGCCCTCCTGGAAGGACTCCTCCGCGAGTGCGGCCCGGTGGAAGGGGATGTTCGTCCGGATGCCTTCCACGACGTATTCGCCCAGGGCGCGCTGCATGCGGCGGATGGCCGTGGCCCGGTCCTCCGCGTGCACGATGAGCTTCGACAGGAGGCTGTCGTAGTACGGCAGCACCGTGTAGTTCTCGTAGGCGCCCGAGTCCACGCGCACCCCGTAGCCGCCCGGCACGCTGTAGCCGGTAATCTTCCCGGGCCAGGGGGCGAACGTAATTGGGTCCTCGGCGTTCACCCGGCACTCGATGGCGTGGCCACGAATCTGGATGTCCTCCTGCTTGAAGCGCAGGGGCTCTCCATAGGCCAGGCGAATCTGCTCGCTCACCAGGTCCACGCCCGTGACGAGCTCCGTCACCGGGTGCTCCACCTGGATGCGCGTGTTCATCTCCATGAAGTAGAACTCGCCGCGCTCGTCGAGCAGGTACTCGATGGTGCCCACGTTGTTGTACGCGAGCTTGCGCATGGCGTTGACGGACACCTCGCCCATGCGCTTGCGCAGCTCCGGCGTCAGCGCGGGAGACGGGCTCTCCTCAATGAGCTTCTGGTGCCGGCGCTGCACCGAGCACTCGCGCTCGTTGAGGTGCACGATGTTGCCGTGCTCGTCCGCCACGATCTGGATTTCGATGTGGCGCGGCTTCTCCACGTAGCGCTCGATGTAGAGGTCGCCGTTGGAGAACGACGCCACGGCCTCCGCCTGCGCGGTGGAGAAGGCCTGCGCCAGCGCGCCGGGCTCGCGGACGATCTTCATCCCCTTGCCGCCGCCGCCAGCGGCCGCCTTGAGGATGACGGGGAAGCCAATCTCCCGGGCGAAGGCCTCCGCCTCGCGCGGGTTGCTCACGGTGCCGGGGCTGCCGGGCAGCAGCGGGAGCCCGGCCTCGCGGGCGGCCTGGCGGGCGCGCACCTTGTTGCCCATCAGCCGGAGCATCTCCGGCCGTGGGCCAATGAAGCGAATCTTGCAGTTCTCGCAGACCTCCGCGAACTCGGCGTTCTCCGACAGGAAGCCGTAGCCCGGGTGGATGGCGTCCGCGCGGGTGATCTCGGCGGCGGACAGCAGCTGCGGGACGTTGAGATAGCTCTCCTTGGACGCCGGCGGGCCGATGCACACCGCCTCGTCTGCGAAGCGGACATGGAGCGCGTTGGCGTCCGCCGTGGAGTGCACCGCGACCGTGGCGATGCCCAACTCCCGGCAGGCGCGGATGACCCGCAGGGCAATCTCCCCGCGGTTGGCGATCAGCACCTTCTTGAACACGTGGGTGTCTCCGTCAGGGCCGTCTCGAGGAGCGGCCGCCCGTGGGACACGGGCGGCGCGCCGGCCTCTTCATCAGGCCACTTCGATGCGGAACAGCGCCTGCCCGAACTCCACCGGGCGGCCGTTCTCCACGAGGATCTCCGCCACGCGGCCAGAGACCTCGGACTCGATCTCGTTCATCAGCTTCATCGCCTCGATGATGCAGAGCACCTGGCCCTTCTTCACCACGGTGCCCACGTCCACGAAGGGAGGCTGGTCCGGCGCAGGGGTCCGGTAGAACGTCCCCACGAAGGGGCTCGTCACCTGGTGGCCCGGCTTCTCCACCGGCTTCTCTGCGGCGGGCGCCGGGGCCGCGGGAGCCGGAGCGGCGACGCGCGGAGCGGCTGGGGCGGCGTACTCCACCGCGGCGCCCGCGGCGACCGGAGGCGGCGCCGCGTGGTGGACGATGGTCGTCTCGGGGCCCTGGCCGCGGCGGATGAAGAGCTTCTCCTCGCCGCGCTTCCAGACCAGCCTCGTGACGTCCGAGGACTCGAGGATTTCGACGATCTGCCGAAGGGCATCCACGTCCAGGGACGTGCCCCCCGTGTCAGCGGACCCGCTGGTGGCGGCCACCGTCCGCGCGGGCGCCTGGGCCCGGGTCGACTTGCGCTTCGTTGCCATAACTCGCGTCCCCTTCCCTCCGGCGTCGCTGCCGAGCTGCGAACTAGCCCCTGGTGGCCACGCGCGTCAGATACTTGCCGTCGCGCGTGTCGATCTTCAACACGTCGCCCTCTTCGATGAAGAGCGGGACGTTGACCGAGTAGCCGGTCTCCAGGACGGCGGGCTTCAGCGCGCCGGAGACGGTGTCACCGCGGATGCCCGGGTCACACTGGGTGACCTTGAGGTCCACGGAGTTCGGCAGCGTCACGCCAATGGCCTTGCCATTGTAGAAGAGGACGCTGACGTTGATGTTCTCCTTCAGGAAGTTCTTCGCCTCTCCGAGCACCTTCTCACCGAGGAAGGTCTGCTCGTAGTTGCGGGTGTCCATGAAGTAGAACTCCTCGCCCTGGACATAGAGGTACTGCATGTCCTTCTCCTCGATGTCGGGCTTGCCCACCTTCTCACCTGACTTCAGGGTGGGCTGGAGCACGCGGCCAGAGAGGAGGCTGCGAATCGTGGTGCGCACGAACGCGGAACCCTTGCCGGGCTTGACGTGCTGGAAGTCGACGATTTCGTACGGCTCACCGTCGATTTCGATCTTCAGACCCTTGCGGAACTCGGACGTATCGATGACACCGGCCATGGGGACCGACTCCTTACAGACTCGCAGCAGCGAAAGCTTGAAAAGTCCGGGGTGTCTAGCCCATGCGCCCCTTCGATGGGAAGGGGAAAGCGGCGGCGGGAGCGTCGGCTGGATGACTGCTCGCCAGGGCGCTCGACTAGAGCTCGGCGCGCACCTTGGGTGCGGTGACGCGCAGCACG
Proteins encoded in this window:
- the accC gene encoding acetyl-CoA carboxylase biotin carboxylase subunit; translated protein: MFKKVLIANRGEIALRVIRACRELGIATVAVHSTADANALHVRFADEAVCIGPPASKESYLNVPQLLSAAEITRADAIHPGYGFLSENAEFAEVCENCKIRFIGPRPEMLRLMGNKVRARQAAREAGLPLLPGSPGTVSNPREAEAFAREIGFPVILKAAAGGGGKGMKIVREPGALAQAFSTAQAEAVASFSNGDLYIERYVEKPRHIEIQIVADEHGNIVHLNERECSVQRRHQKLIEESPSPALTPELRKRMGEVSVNAMRKLAYNNVGTIEYLLDERGEFYFMEMNTRIQVEHPVTELVTGVDLVSEQIRLAYGEPLRFKQEDIQIRGHAIECRVNAEDPITFAPWPGKITGYSVPGGYGVRVDSGAYENYTVLPYYDSLLSKLIVHAEDRATAIRRMQRALGEYVVEGIRTNIPFHRAALAEESFQEGNYDTRFVERLLASETGSRRLKKAVEETP
- the accB gene encoding acetyl-CoA carboxylase biotin carboxyl carrier protein — translated: MATKRKSTRAQAPARTVAATSGSADTGGTSLDVDALRQIVEILESSDVTRLVWKRGEEKLFIRRGQGPETTIVHHAAPPPVAAGAAVEYAAPAAPRVAAPAPAAPAPAAEKPVEKPGHQVTSPFVGTFYRTPAPDQPPFVDVGTVVKKGQVLCIIEAMKLMNEIESEVSGRVAEILVENGRPVEFGQALFRIEVA
- the efp gene encoding elongation factor P — its product is MAGVIDTSEFRKGLKIEIDGEPYEIVDFQHVKPGKGSAFVRTTIRSLLSGRVLQPTLKSGEKVGKPDIEEKDMQYLYVQGEEFYFMDTRNYEQTFLGEKVLGEAKNFLKENINVSVLFYNGKAIGVTLPNSVDLKVTQCDPGIRGDTVSGALKPAVLETGYSVNVPLFIEEGDVLKIDTRDGKYLTRVATRG